The following are encoded in a window of Microcaecilia unicolor chromosome 14, aMicUni1.1, whole genome shotgun sequence genomic DNA:
- the LOC115458406 gene encoding alpha-2-macroglobulin-like protein 1, which yields MGVEGKQVEYCPWGRRYIVMPPPVLYPLSALTSSFTISMTFTSDLAPVASLLVYTIVPQGGVTADRAEFQVSMCFKNQVTIEFSVKEDLPGSRTGLQLSAAPGSLWIRACCF from the exons ATGGGGGTTGAGGGAAAGCAGGTTGAATACTGTCCTTGGGGCCGGCGATACATTGTCATGCCTCCTCCTGTTCTTTACCCTCTTTCAGCACTTACGAGCTCGTTCACCATCTCCATGACCTTCACCTCTGACCTGGCTCCAGTCGCTAGTCTCCTGGTGTATACAATAGTTCCCCAAGGTGGGGTCACCGCTGATAGGGCTGAGTTTCAGGTGTCAATGTGCTTCAAAAACCAG GTGACCATCGAGTTCTCAGTGAAGGAAGACCTGCCGGGATCGAGAACTGGCCTGCAGCTGAGTGCAGCCCCAGGGTCGCTGTGGATCAGAGCGTGCTGCTTCTGA